Part of the Acidobacteriota bacterium genome, GCGCTGAGCTCGACGGAAAGCCCTTGGGAGGAGCTGATCTCCGCCTCGATGCTGCCGGTGCTCGCCAGCAGGACGAGGAGAAGCAGCCACGACCGACACCACCTCATAAGAGCCGGTCTCGGAGGCTTCGGGGGCCTCGGTAGTTTTGATCGGGAGGGCTCGGCGGGGTTCAAGTTCGATTCCCTTGCTGCGAGCCGCTCGGTGAAGAACAGCTCCCGGAGGAGCCCATCATTGGGGAATTGATCGATGGGCGTCGGCTCATCTCATCCCTGCTTTCGGACGTAGCGCATCTTGAGCTGATAGACCACGTCTTCCAGCACGGCGGACTCGCGGGAGGAAAGGTTGCCGGCGGTCTTCTGTCGCAGCACGTCCAACAGGTCGATGTGCACCCGCGCCATGTCCAGGTCCTCGTGGGTGCGGCCGTCTGGCAAGGGAGCATCGCCGAGATAGATGGAGGCGGGCTCCGCCAGCATCGCCACCAGATCCATGAAACCCGGGGCGCCGGGCTGGCCGGCGTTGGAAGGCAGCTCCAGCGGCGGACCGTCGGCCGCCTCCTCCATCCCCTCGGGGGCCTGGGCTCCCGGCGCCGCGCCGGTCGGTGGGCCGGAGACTGGGCCAGTCGCATCCGGCGTCTCGGGGCTCGCACCGGTGGGCGCCGGTTCCTCCGCTTCCGGAGGCTTCTCCCGGTCCTTGTCCTCGAGGAACCGATACTCTTCGCGCAGCTCCCCATCCGGAGTGAACATGCGCCGATCCGATACCTTGACCTTTTGCTCCTGATCGCTCACCGGACTTCACCCTCTCCTGGAACTCCTGGAATTGTCTTCGCCTCGAGCTCCGCTCTCCAAAAACCTGCTTTCCTGGAACGATGGCACTGCTCTGGGACTCCACAAAGGGAAATCTCGGAGGTGTCGATGTTCGGGTATCGTAACAAGCGCTATTCAAGGGGGGCAAGAAAGCCCCGCGACCCACGCCGGGAGGCTCGATGACGAAGCTCGATACAACCCAGTCCAACCTGCCGCCCTCCGACCGAGACGACCCCCAGCCCGCTGCCGGGGAGCTGCGCAACACCGACCTGCAACGGCTCCTCGACCTGGTGCAACGCCTGCGCGCGCCGGACGGCTGTCCTTGGGATCGCGAGCAGAACCTTCCAGACGTCCGAGCCTATCTCATCGAAGAGGCTCACGAGGCCGCCGCGGCGGTGGATAGCGGAGACTGGCAGGAGATCGCCGGCGAGCTCGGGGACCTACTCTTCCAGGTGGCCTTCGTCTGCCGGCTGGCGGAAGAGGAGGAAGCCTTCGCCACCGGCGAGGTCCTGCAGGGCATTCTGGACAAGATGGTGGCCCGCCACCCCCACGTCTTCGCCCCCGAAGAGCTACCGGAGGAGCTGGCGGACGCCGAGGCGGTGCGCGGCGCCTGGGAGAAGCGCAAGGCCCGCCAGCGCGGTCCCGGCACCTCGATCCTCGCCGGCGTCCCTACCTCCCTCCCCGCCCTCACCGCCGCCTACCGCATCTCGCAAAAAGCCGCCGGCGTCGGTTTCGACTGGCCCGATATCGCCGGGGTGCTGGAGAAGATGGACGAGGAGCGGGACGAGCTTCGGGAGGCTCTCGAGGAGCTCCGCGAAGACCGAGCGGATGCGAAGGAGCACGTGCGCCAGGAGATCGGCGACCTCCTCTTCAGCGTCACCAACCTGGCCCGCAAACTCGACCTCGACCCCGAAGCCGCCCTCGCCGCCACCAACGCCAAGTTCCGCCGCCGCTTCGCGCGGGTGGAGCAAGGCCTGGAAGAGCGCGGGCGCTCCTTCGATACGACGGATCTGGAGGAGATGGAGGAGCTGTGGCAGGGGGCGAAGGGGGAGGAGTAGACAGGCGCGCCCGAATTCGAGCCGGCTGGAAGCCGGCGCTCCCAGGCTCGGCTCTTGGGCGGGTGGGTCTTGGATCGGGCGGGGGTGTCGTCCCGCCAGGGACGATATGCAATAGCGAGGGGTTTCAACCCCTCGTGGGGCCTCCACCCCGGAGCCGGCTGGAAGCCGGCGCTCCCAGGGTCCGTTGCAGGGAGGGCGGGTCCTGGTTGAGCGGGGGGCCTACTCCTCCCCCAGCTCCTCCCGCACCAGCGGCTCCAAATACGGCAGCAGATTCTCCGCGATGATGCGGTGGCCGGCGGGGTTGGGGTGGATGCGGTCGGGGAGGTTGAGAGTCGGGTCGAGGGCGACGCCTTCGAGGAGGAAGGGCATCAGCGCCACGTCCAGCTCCTCCGCCAGCCGCGGATAGACGGCGGTGAATTTCTCGGTGTACTCCGGGCCGTAGTTGGAGGGAATCTGCATTCCCGTGAGCAGCACTCGGGCACCGGCTTGCTGACTGCGTTGGATGATGCCGCGGAGGTTGGACTCGGTCTCCTCCACCGGCAGGCCCCGCAGACCGTCGTTGCCCCCCAGCTCCACCACCACGATGTCCGGATCCTGGCGCAGCATCCAGTCCAGGCGCCGCAGGCCGCCGGCGGAGGTGTCGCCGCTGACCCCGGCGTTGATCACCTCGACGTCCAGGCCCTGCTCCACCAGCGCCTCCTCCACCAGCGCCGGAAAGGCCTGTTCTTCCTCCAGCGATAGGCCGGCGGCGAGGCTGTCGCCCAGGACGACGATGCGCACTGGTGCGGGCTCTGAATCGACGGCAGCGGAAGAATCCGCCATCGCAGACGGGGTCTCGGAGCTTGCTGTAGACGGGGTGGCTGGCGATTGGTTGGCCGGCGGCGGGTTAGTCGTGGACTGGGTGGCTGGCGATTGGGCTTCGCCGCCGCAGCCCAGGGCGCCGAGAGCGAAGACCACGAAGGTCAGTAAGAGCGACATCCGGAGCGACATCCGGAGCGACGTCCGGAAGGAATGAGGGTCGATTCGGGTTATACAGATCCGGTCGGTGCGCATCGGCGAAGTGTATCGTAGAGCCGCGCGAAAACGACGAACCGTCGGCTCCTCCAAATCCCCGGCCCAGTTTTGCCGTCGAGCGCCATCTCCGACCGCTCCCCATCCGAACCTGCGATCCAACCCGCGATTCTTCGATAGCCGATCAGGACCCCAACCATGAGCCATGAACCCAACCCTTCCTCTCCGCCGCGCATCCGCATCCGTGGGCTGCGCCGACAGCTGCCCTCCGGCGAGCGCCTGCTGACCATCCTCGAAGACATCGACCTCGACATCGCCGCTGGTGAGCTGGTGGCAGTGCTGGGGCCTTCCGGTAGCGGCAAATCGACGCTGCTGGCGCTGATGGCGGGCCTCGACCGGCCCACCGCCGGCAGCGTCGAGCTCGACGGCCGGGCGACCCACGACCTGCCGGAGGACGATCTGGCGCGGCTGCGGCGACGGCAGCTGGGCTTCGTCTTCCAGAGCTTCCAGCTGCTGGGCAACCTCACCGCCCGGGAGAACGTGCTGCTGCCGCTGGAGCTCGCCGGGTTGCCGGACCCGGAGCGCCGGGCCGACGAGCTGCTGGAAGAGGTGGGCCTGGGAGAGCGCGGGCACCACTACCCGAGCCAGCTTTCCGGCGGCGAGCAGCAGCGGGTGGCGGTGGCCCGAGCCTACGCCTGCCGGCCGCCGGTGCTGCTGGCGGACGAGCCCACGGGCAACCTCGACAGCCGCACCGGCGAACGCATCCTCGACCTATTGCTGCGGCTGCGGGAGCGCCACGGCACCACCCTGGTGCTGGTCACCCACGACCTGGCGGTGGCACGGCGGGCGGATCGTCTGATCTATCTGCGGGACGGCCGCATCGAGCGCCAGGAGACCGGGGACGGAGCGGGGCCCCCGACGGCCGAGACCGCCGGTGAGGTTACCGGAGCCACCAGCACGGGCTCAGAGCCTCAGCTCACTTCAGAGAGCGTGACGCCATGACTCCCCGGCTCTATCTGCGCTACTTTCTGCGCGAATCCCGCGGTGCCCGCGGCCGCCTGGCCTTCTTTGTCCTCTGCCTGGCGGTGGGAGTGGCGGCGGTGGTGGCGGTAGCGGCCCTTTCCGACAGCCTGGACTCGGCGGTTCAGCAGGAGGCCCGGCAGCTGCTGGCGGCGGACCTCAAGGTGGAGTCTCGGCGCCCCCTGCCGCCGGAGCTGGAGACCTTCGTCCAGAACCTCGACGGCGCCCAGCGCACCAACCTCCTGGAGCTGCCGACGGTGGTGGCGGCCAGCCCAGCAAAGAGTCCCGACGAGAGCTCCGCCAGCACCGGCCGCAGTCGCCTGGCAAAGATCAAAGCCATTGACGGCACCTACCCCTTCTACGGCAATCTCGAGCTCGACCCGGCGCGCCCCCTGGACGAGCTCCTCGATGCCGAGAGCACCCTCGCGGCGCCGGAGCTCCTGGAGCAGCTCGGGCTCTCCGTCGGCGACCAGCTGAGCATCGGCGGCGAGTCCTTCCGCATCGCCGGCCGGGTGCTCAAGGAGCCGGACCAGGTAGGTATCGCCTTCACCCTGGGACCACGGGTGCTGCTCTCCGCCGCCGGCCTCGAGCGCACCGGCCTCACCGGTTTCGGCAGCCGCATCGAATACCAGGCGCTGATCCGGCTGCCGGAGCCAACAACGCGCGAGGAGACCGACCGCATTGCCGAGGAGCTGCGCCAGGCCCTGCCCAGCGGCGGCATCTTCAGCGTCGAGACCTACGCCGAGGCCCAGCCGGCACTTCGCCGGGGGCTGCGTCAGATCGAGCGGTTCCTGGGGCTGGTGGCCCTGGTCTCACTGCTGGTGGGAGGGATCGGCGTCGCCCAGACCGTGCGCGCCTGGCTCGCCGGCCGCATGGACGCCATCGCGGTACTCAAATGCCTCGGTCTGCGGCCGCGGGAAGTGCTCGCCGTCTACCTGGGTCAGGCGGTGATCCTGGGCGCCGCCGGCAGCCTGGCGGGCTGCATCGTCGGCTTGCTGCTGCCCCTGGCGGCGCCGCAGATGCTGGGAGATCTGATCCCCCGCGGGGCCATCCGCCTGTGGCAGCCGTGGGCCGCCGCCCGGGGCTTCGGCCTCGGGGTCGGCGTCGCCGCCCTGTTCAGCCTGCCGCCGCTGATGACCCTGCGCCGCATTCCGCCGGTGCGGGTGCTGCGCCGGGACGCCCAGCCGGTGCCCGCCAGCCGCCCGGCGGCCATCGCCACCGCCTCCGTCCTGATCCTGGGAGTCTTCGCCCTGGCCTCGGCCCAGGCCGGTTCGCTGCTGCTGGGGCTGCAATTCACCGCCGGCGCCCTCATCGCCACCGCCGTCCTCGCCGGCGCCGCCCTCGGCGTCACCCGCGCCGTCGGCCGCCTGCCGCAGAGCTGGCGCAGTCTGTGGCTACGCTACGGCCTGGCGTCGGTGGGACGCCCCGGCGCCGGCACCCTCGGCGCCATCGTGGCCCTCGGCCTGGGAGTGATGGTGGTGCTCACCATGTCACTGGTGCAGAGCTCGCTCTCGGATCAGCTCACCCGCGAGCTGCCGGAAGACGCGCCGTCGGTCTTCCTGGTGGACATCCAGCCGGATCAATGGCCCGGCGTCGAGGAGATCCTCGCGGACCAGGGAGCCACTTCCGTGGACTCGGTGCCGGTGGTCATGGCCCGCCTCTCCGCCATCGACGGCACGCCGGTGGAAGAGATCATGGCGGAGGAAGAAGCGATCCCGGAGGAAGAGGTGGATTCGGAGCAGCGGGAACGGCGCTGGGCCCTCACCCGCGAGCAGCGCCTGACTTACCTCGACCAGCTGCCGGAGGACAACGTGGTGCTCGACGGCGCCCTGTGGCAGGCCGACGGTGTCGACGAGGTGAGCGTCGAGGAAGGCTTCGCCGAGGAGCTGGGCATCGGCGTCGGCTCCACCCTCGGCTTCGACGTCCAGGGGGTGGATTTGCAGCTGGCGGTGACCAGCGTTCGCTCGGTGGACTGGGAGAGCTTCGGGATCAATTTCTTCCTGGTGGTGGAGCCCGGGGTTCTCGACGGCGCCCCCCACTTCCGCATCGCCGCCGCCCGCCTGCCGCGGGTCGCGGAGCAGAGCTTCCAGGACGCGGTGGTCTCCACATTCCCCAACGTCACCGTGCTGCGCATCCGCGACATTCTGGAGAAGATCGGCCGTAGCCTCGGCCGTCTGGGGCTGGGAGTGCGCTTCCTCGGCGGCTTCACCGTCCTCGCCGGTCTGGCGATCCTCGCCGGCGCGGTGAGCGCCTCGTCATCCCGTCGCGGCCGGGAAGTGGCCCTGCTCAAGACCCTGGGCTTCACCCGCGGCGGCGTGGTGGCGGTCTTCGCCGCGGAGTACGCGCTGGTGGGAATGGTCGCCGGCACCATCGGCGCCGTCGCCGGCGGCGTCCACGCGTATTTCGTGCTCACCCAGGGCATGGAGCTGGACTGGACCTTCCAGCTCCTCCCCTACCTCCTGACCATCGCCGGCACCGTCCTCCTCACCGTCACCGCCGGCTGCATCACCAGCGCCCGCGCCCTGACCCGGCGGCCGGTGGCGGTGCTGCGGGAAGAGGTTTAGCTACTCCTCCACCGGCTGTAGCAGCTGGATCGCTCCGGGGAGCACTTCGAAGTCCGCCGGGCCTTCGCCTACCAGCTCGCCGTCGACGTTGAAGGGCATCTGGGGGCGCGAGTCGAGGCGCACGCGGCGGGCGCGGAAGAAGCTGACGCGGCCTTCCGGGTCCTCCAGGTGCTTGCCGGCGAGGGCCCGCGGCGCCAGGGCCATAAGCTCGCCGATGCGCCGCGCCTGGAAGATCACCACGTCCAGCAGGCCGTCGTCGATCTCCGCCCGCGGCGCTACCGGCAGCCCAGCGGCGACGAAGCGGCCGTTGGCCACCGCCACGTTGACCACCACCAAGGACTTGGGCTCGTCGTCGTCGAGGGTCAGGGTCAGGCGGTAGGGGGTCAGCTCGGGCATGGTCTCCACCGCCGCCCGCAGGTAGGCCAGGGGCCCCCAGAAACGCTTCATCTCCGAGTCCAGGCGATGATCCACCTCACCGCTGAAGCCCGCCGCCGCCAGGTTGAGGAAGAGTCCCCGGTGATCCCCGCAGTGATAGCGGCCGATGTCGCAGGCCTTGGAATGGCCCGCCCGCACCACTTCGACGGCGGCCCCCAACTCCAGGGGGATCTCGGCGCAGCGGGCGAAATCATTGCCGGTGCCCAAGGGCAGAATGCCCAGCCGCACCTGCTCCAGATGATCCTCCAGGCCGCAGAGCACCTCGTTGACGGTCCCGTCTCCCCCCGCCGCCACCACCGCCTCGAAGCCCTGCTCCGCGGCTTGGCGGGCGAGGTCCGAGGCCTGGCCGGCCTCCTCCGTGCGGCACAGCTCCGCCTCGTCCCAGGAACCCACCAGCGACTCCAGGGCACTAGCGCGATCCCCCTGGCGGGCGTTGGGGTTGAGGATGATGCGCGTCTTCATGGCTGCAGCGGGCCGGCGTAGTCCAGCAGATAGCTCACCGGCACGAATTCATAGCCCGCCGCCCGCGCCTTGGGTACCTCCTCCGCCAACACTTCCAAGGTGTAGGGGTGGGGGTGACCGATGGCGATGGCGGCACCGCGGTCCCGGGCCAGGTCGAGCCAGCGGCGGAATTGATGACGGATGGCCTGGAGGTCCGGGTCGCCGTCGAGGAAGACCTGGCGCTGCGCCGCCGGAATCCCCAGCTGCACCGCCTCGCGATAGCCGACGCTCTCGGCGCTTGTGCGGGAGTCGAGGAAGAAGAGCTCGCGGTCCGTCAGCACCTCGAGCACCGTGCGCATCTTGTCGCTCTCGGTGGTCAGCTTCGAACCCATGTGGTTGTTGACCCCGACGGCGCCGGGCACCGCCGCCAGCGCCGCCCGGGTGGCCTGCTCCAGCTGGCTGCGGGACATGAAGCCACGCAGCGCCCCCGGTCCCGGGTCGGCACCGTTGCTGGGCTCCATGGGGAGGTGCAGGATGGTCTCGTGCCCGCGCTCCTGAAGCTCCTCCACCACCTCCGGGGTCTTGACCTCGAAGGGCAGCACGGCATAGGTGACGGGTACCCCCAGGGCCTCGAGGGCGTCCAGATCCTGCAGGCTGCGGCCGAGATCGTCGATCACCAGCGAAAGGCGGACGCCGCGCCCTGGCGGCGGCGGTCCCGGCGGCGGCGCCACCACCTCCACCACCTCTTCCGGGGGATAGCGCTCGGAGGGTGGGGCCGGAGCCTCTTGGCGGACCGAGGAGGATGCCGGCCTGGTTGCCGGCGACGAGGCCTGGGGCTCCGAGGTGGCGGGCCGGGAGCTACCGGCGGTCTCCTCGGCGGAGTCCGGCAAAGGAGGCGCGGGCCCCCACAGCTTGCCACCCAAGAGATAACCGGCGGCGAAGAGCAACACCGCCAGGGCGAGCATCACCAACCAGAACGCAAAGGAGCGCTGGGCCTTCTTGGGCTTGCGAGTCTTGGCGCGTCGGCGGCGACGGCGGGCAGCGGGCATCGTGGGGGGAAGCCTGACTCAGGCCGCCTGCTGCTCGGCAGGCTCGTCCTCGTCGCTCAGGAGCTGCTCCAGACCACGGTCGAAGATCGCGTCCTCGGCCTCCTCCGACTCATCTTCCAGATCCTCGACGTTGCGCAGGGTGTCCCGCACCGCCACGTCCGGGCTCAGGCTCTCCTGCAGCGGCGCGTCGTCGGGGCCGGTGTAGAAAGCGTCGGTGAGCCACAGGTGGCCGCCGGTGGAAAGCTCCACCCGCTTGAGGCGCCCGGCGTAACCGAAGGTGCGCTCCCCCACCAGATCTGCTTCGAGCTTCTGGCGCAGCACCGTGGCGAGGATCTCGGCGGCGCCGAGGGTGCCGCGGTCTACCAAGACCACCACTTTGCCCTGCCAGCGGGGCTCGGCGCCGCGGAAGCTCACCAGCTCGTTGGCGCGGGCGCGGAGACCGCCCAGCTCGCCGTCGGCGAAGAGCGCCGCCACCCGGTAGGCGGTTTCGACGCTACCGCCGGCGACCCCCCGCAGATCCACCAGCAGACGGTCCAGATTCTGCGACCGGGCCTGCTCCAGCGCGGCGGTGACCTCGGCGGTGGTGCCGGTGTC contains:
- a CDS encoding DUF1844 domain-containing protein; translated protein: MSDQEQKVKVSDRRMFTPDGELREEYRFLEDKDREKPPEAEEPAPTGASPETPDATGPVSGPPTGAAPGAQAPEGMEEAADGPPLELPSNAGQPGAPGFMDLVAMLAEPASIYLGDAPLPDGRTHEDLDMARVHIDLLDVLRQKTAGNLSSRESAVLEDVVYQLKMRYVRKQG
- the mazG gene encoding nucleoside triphosphate pyrophosphohydrolase, producing MTKLDTTQSNLPPSDRDDPQPAAGELRNTDLQRLLDLVQRLRAPDGCPWDREQNLPDVRAYLIEEAHEAAAAVDSGDWQEIAGELGDLLFQVAFVCRLAEEEEAFATGEVLQGILDKMVARHPHVFAPEELPEELADAEAVRGAWEKRKARQRGPGTSILAGVPTSLPALTAAYRISQKAAGVGFDWPDIAGVLEKMDEERDELREALEELREDRADAKEHVRQEIGDLLFSVTNLARKLDLDPEAALAATNAKFRRRFARVEQGLEERGRSFDTTDLEEMEELWQGAKGEE
- a CDS encoding GDSL-type esterase/lipase family protein encodes the protein MSLLLTFVVFALGALGCGGEAQSPATQSTTNPPPANQSPATPSTASSETPSAMADSSAAVDSEPAPVRIVVLGDSLAAGLSLEEEQAFPALVEEALVEQGLDVEVINAGVSGDTSAGGLRRLDWMLRQDPDIVVVELGGNDGLRGLPVEETESNLRGIIQRSQQAGARVLLTGMQIPSNYGPEYTEKFTAVYPRLAEELDVALMPFLLEGVALDPTLNLPDRIHPNPAGHRIIAENLLPYLEPLVREELGEE
- a CDS encoding ABC transporter ATP-binding protein produces the protein MSHEPNPSSPPRIRIRGLRRQLPSGERLLTILEDIDLDIAAGELVAVLGPSGSGKSTLLALMAGLDRPTAGSVELDGRATHDLPEDDLARLRRRQLGFVFQSFQLLGNLTARENVLLPLELAGLPDPERRADELLEEVGLGERGHHYPSQLSGGEQQRVAVARAYACRPPVLLADEPTGNLDSRTGERILDLLLRLRERHGTTLVLVTHDLAVARRADRLIYLRDGRIERQETGDGAGPPTAETAGEVTGATSTGSEPQLTSESVTP
- a CDS encoding FtsX-like permease family protein, with protein sequence MTPRLYLRYFLRESRGARGRLAFFVLCLAVGVAAVVAVAALSDSLDSAVQQEARQLLAADLKVESRRPLPPELETFVQNLDGAQRTNLLELPTVVAASPAKSPDESSASTGRSRLAKIKAIDGTYPFYGNLELDPARPLDELLDAESTLAAPELLEQLGLSVGDQLSIGGESFRIAGRVLKEPDQVGIAFTLGPRVLLSAAGLERTGLTGFGSRIEYQALIRLPEPTTREETDRIAEELRQALPSGGIFSVETYAEAQPALRRGLRQIERFLGLVALVSLLVGGIGVAQTVRAWLAGRMDAIAVLKCLGLRPREVLAVYLGQAVILGAAGSLAGCIVGLLLPLAAPQMLGDLIPRGAIRLWQPWAAARGFGLGVGVAALFSLPPLMTLRRIPPVRVLRRDAQPVPASRPAAIATASVLILGVFALASAQAGSLLLGLQFTAGALIATAVLAGAALGVTRAVGRLPQSWRSLWLRYGLASVGRPGAGTLGAIVALGLGVMVVLTMSLVQSSLSDQLTRELPEDAPSVFLVDIQPDQWPGVEEILADQGATSVDSVPVVMARLSAIDGTPVEEIMAEEEAIPEEEVDSEQRERRWALTREQRLTYLDQLPEDNVVLDGALWQADGVDEVSVEEGFAEELGIGVGSTLGFDVQGVDLQLAVTSVRSVDWESFGINFFLVVEPGVLDGAPHFRIAAARLPRVAEQSFQDAVVSTFPNVTVLRIRDILEKIGRSLGRLGLGVRFLGGFTVLAGLAILAGAVSASSSRRGREVALLKTLGFTRGGVVAVFAAEYALVGMVAGTIGAVAGGVHAYFVLTQGMELDWTFQLLPYLLTIAGTVLLTVTAGCITSARALTRRPVAVLREEV
- a CDS encoding diacylglycerol kinase family lipid kinase codes for the protein MKTRIILNPNARQGDRASALESLVGSWDEAELCRTEEAGQASDLARQAAEQGFEAVVAAGGDGTVNEVLCGLEDHLEQVRLGILPLGTGNDFARCAEIPLELGAAVEVVRAGHSKACDIGRYHCGDHRGLFLNLAAAGFSGEVDHRLDSEMKRFWGPLAYLRAAVETMPELTPYRLTLTLDDDEPKSLVVVNVAVANGRFVAAGLPVAPRAEIDDGLLDVVIFQARRIGELMALAPRALAGKHLEDPEGRVSFFRARRVRLDSRPQMPFNVDGELVGEGPADFEVLPGAIQLLQPVEE
- a CDS encoding divergent polysaccharide deacetylase family protein, whose amino-acid sequence is MPAARRRRRRAKTRKPKKAQRSFAFWLVMLALAVLLFAAGYLLGGKLWGPAPPLPDSAEETAGSSRPATSEPQASSPATRPASSSVRQEAPAPPSERYPPEEVVEVVAPPPGPPPPGRGVRLSLVIDDLGRSLQDLDALEALGVPVTYAVLPFEVKTPEVVEELQERGHETILHLPMEPSNGADPGPGALRGFMSRSQLEQATRAALAAVPGAVGVNNHMGSKLTTESDKMRTVLEVLTDRELFFLDSRTSAESVGYREAVQLGIPAAQRQVFLDGDPDLQAIRHQFRRWLDLARDRGAAIAIGHPHPYTLEVLAEEVPKARAAGYEFVPVSYLLDYAGPLQP